In Vibrio sp. NTOU-M3, the following proteins share a genomic window:
- a CDS encoding GNAT family N-acetyltransferase, translated as MKYTVRPAKVSDYSFLFELKKAAEFPVIEQVFGWNEQDQRVIHAREWQEDRPTIIEVEGKAVGSYLWKISEEQCYLGRFFILPEYQGIGLGSDVLSQLLTEADRLGVPTTLCYLQGNRVAKLYQQFGFSKNSEDDAFVYMRRELKD; from the coding sequence ATGAAGTACACAGTGCGTCCGGCGAAGGTATCGGATTATTCGTTTCTTTTTGAATTAAAAAAGGCGGCAGAGTTTCCTGTGATAGAGCAGGTATTTGGGTGGAACGAACAAGATCAACGCGTTATCCATGCAAGAGAATGGCAGGAAGATCGGCCAACGATCATTGAAGTTGAAGGAAAAGCTGTAGGCAGTTACTTATGGAAAATTAGCGAAGAGCAGTGCTACTTAGGACGCTTCTTCATCCTGCCTGAATATCAGGGAATAGGCTTGGGCAGTGATGTTTTGAGTCAGCTATTAACCGAAGCCGATCGCTTAGGCGTACCGACAACACTGTGTTACTTACAAGGCAATCGCGTAGCAAAGTTATATCAACAATTTGGGTTTTCAAAGAACTCCGAAGATGATGCCTTTGTTTATATGCGGCGTGAACTAAAGGATTGA
- a CDS encoding substrate-binding periplasmic protein, which translates to MMVAANAHAAVNSLSDLRFNTEEYPPANFTLDGKLQGFAVDILLSASQMMGQEVKMEQIHVGPWARSYRATLTQKDAVLFSTTRTEHRENLFNWVGPISDIKVVVLARKDANIKINDPMEMANYTIGVIRDDIGEQSLLAMGIPRDAMQEASYVTTLAEQLMKKRIDLLAYDEKAAYWWAKQVGVESSLFEAVYTLREGEVYYAFNKHIPQPLLDELQQALDEMKTTMTEEGVSLYDSIIFKYR; encoded by the coding sequence ATGATGGTGGCAGCGAATGCGCATGCTGCGGTCAACAGTTTATCTGACTTACGCTTTAATACCGAAGAGTATCCGCCAGCTAATTTTACGCTTGATGGAAAGCTTCAGGGATTTGCCGTCGATATTTTGCTGTCTGCCAGTCAGATGATGGGGCAGGAAGTGAAGATGGAACAGATTCATGTCGGGCCTTGGGCACGGTCCTACCGAGCGACATTAACGCAAAAAGATGCGGTTCTTTTCTCCACGACTCGAACTGAACATCGTGAAAACTTGTTCAATTGGGTTGGTCCAATTAGTGATATTAAAGTTGTTGTTCTTGCCCGCAAAGACGCCAACATAAAAATCAATGATCCAATGGAAATGGCCAATTACACCATTGGTGTCATTCGGGATGATATTGGAGAGCAGTCCTTATTAGCCATGGGAATTCCCCGGGACGCCATGCAAGAAGCGTCGTATGTTACAACCTTGGCTGAGCAATTGATGAAAAAGCGCATTGATCTTTTAGCTTATGATGAAAAAGCAGCGTATTGGTGGGCAAAACAAGTTGGTGTGGAAAGCAGCTTATTTGAGGCAGTGTACACCTTAAGAGAAGGGGAAGTTTACTATGCGTTTAATAAACACATCCCGCAGCCTTTGTTGGATGAGCTGCAACAAGCGCTTGATGAAATGAAGACAACCATGACGGAAGAGGGTGTCTCTCTCTACGATAGTATCATTTTCAAATATCGTTAG